A genomic segment from Bradyrhizobium diazoefficiens USDA 110 encodes:
- a CDS encoding sensor histidine kinase encodes MRSQVRLPDPIAAVFITEQLADRQTAAPDFLREKLAIQNLAEMMSDHPDEVLPRLVKLGMEICGAHSAGISIFEPEVGQFRWHALAGELATFEGATTPRNFSPCGVCLDLAQPILMEHPERAYDWIRDAGITVPEVLLVPLTMKGAEAIGTLWLVAADTGHFNQEHARVMAELSAFTGMALRTVQTAQRLKLAVQQQETLMREMSHRIKNLFSVADSMVRMTARNAATKEELAETLSGRLHALAQANGLIRRSFGSDVAAVASLSDLVERILRPHERQPSVLEGPDLVIGEQAVNHLALIFHELATNASKYGALSHEGGRVTVTWATEAERLRMEWTESGACGVDAPKTTGFGTKLVETTIERIGGEIERDWRREGLRVRISLPLKSLRS; translated from the coding sequence ATGCGATCGCAGGTCCGGCTTCCCGATCCGATCGCCGCCGTCTTCATCACGGAGCAGCTCGCGGACCGCCAGACTGCCGCGCCTGACTTCCTGCGCGAAAAACTTGCCATTCAGAACCTTGCTGAGATGATGTCCGACCATCCGGATGAGGTGCTGCCCCGGCTGGTCAAACTCGGCATGGAAATCTGCGGGGCTCACTCCGCCGGCATCAGCATCTTCGAGCCGGAAGTCGGCCAGTTCCGCTGGCACGCGCTCGCGGGCGAACTGGCGACCTTCGAAGGCGCGACGACACCGCGGAATTTCAGCCCCTGCGGGGTCTGCCTCGATCTGGCCCAGCCCATCCTCATGGAACATCCAGAACGTGCCTACGACTGGATCCGAGACGCCGGGATCACGGTGCCCGAGGTGCTGCTCGTCCCATTGACCATGAAGGGGGCGGAGGCGATCGGGACGCTTTGGCTGGTGGCCGCCGACACAGGCCACTTCAACCAGGAGCATGCGCGGGTGATGGCCGAACTGTCGGCGTTCACGGGCATGGCCCTGCGCACGGTCCAGACCGCGCAGCGGCTTAAGCTCGCTGTGCAGCAGCAGGAAACCCTCATGCGGGAGATGAGCCATCGCATCAAGAACCTCTTCAGCGTCGCCGACAGCATGGTTCGCATGACGGCCCGGAACGCGGCGACCAAGGAAGAACTGGCCGAGACCTTGTCGGGCCGTCTGCATGCGCTGGCTCAAGCAAATGGTCTGATCCGCCGTTCCTTCGGCTCGGATGTCGCCGCCGTCGCGAGCCTCTCGGATCTGGTCGAACGAATCCTCCGCCCGCACGAAAGACAGCCTTCGGTCCTGGAGGGACCGGACCTCGTGATTGGAGAGCAGGCGGTGAACCATTTGGCGCTGATTTTCCACGAACTGGCGACCAACGCCTCCAAATACGGTGCCTTGAGCCACGAAGGGGGCCGCGTGACCGTCACTTGGGCGACGGAAGCGGAGCGGCTCCGGATGGAGTGGACCGAGAGCGGCGCTTGCGGGGTTGACGCTCCGAAGACCACCGGTTTCGGCACAAAGCTGGTCGAGACTACGATCGAGCGGATCGGCGGTGAGATCGAGCGCGACTGGCGCCGCGAAGGTCTCCGTGTCCGGATCTCGCTGCCGCTCAAATCGCTGCGAAGCTGA
- a CDS encoding YihY/virulence factor BrkB family protein, translating into MKLKFAEDMMAEPGKIGSRRPDGPEWSLAAALGLMAVAFLWERISPPDRVAQAEKDETFPETGEADRHASPTEIATEGGNRGRQASSPAEIPARGWKDILWRVYGNIGDHRVLALAAGMTYYSLLAIFPAIAALVAIYGLFSDPSSITKHLDDVSSFIPGGAVEVAREQLTRVATKSNRTLGFTFAIGLAISLWSANAAMKSLFDTLNIVYGEQEKRGFFKLNAMSLGFTVGAIAFVVAALGAVVVIPVVLHYVGLSNATDLLVRIGRWPALFVALAFALACIYRFGPSRQAPRWTWITWGSAAAALLWLAASGLFSFYAANFGTFNATYGSLGAVVGFMTWLWISAIVILLGAELNAEMEHQTARDTTTGQPRPLGTRGAKMADTVGAPRS; encoded by the coding sequence GTGAAATTGAAGTTCGCGGAGGACATGATGGCAGAACCCGGAAAGATTGGATCCAGACGCCCGGATGGCCCCGAATGGAGTTTGGCGGCAGCGCTAGGTCTCATGGCCGTCGCCTTTCTGTGGGAACGCATCTCACCGCCCGACCGGGTCGCTCAGGCGGAAAAGGACGAAACATTCCCAGAAACCGGAGAAGCCGACAGACACGCCTCGCCCACCGAAATCGCGACCGAAGGAGGAAATCGAGGACGCCAGGCGAGTTCGCCCGCCGAGATCCCGGCACGAGGATGGAAGGACATCCTCTGGCGGGTCTATGGCAATATCGGCGATCACCGCGTCCTCGCGCTCGCTGCCGGCATGACCTACTACAGCTTGCTCGCCATTTTCCCTGCCATTGCGGCGCTCGTCGCCATCTACGGTCTGTTCTCCGATCCCAGCAGCATCACCAAACACCTCGACGACGTCTCGAGCTTCATTCCGGGAGGCGCCGTCGAAGTGGCGCGCGAGCAATTGACGCGCGTCGCAACGAAGAGCAATCGGACCCTTGGTTTTACTTTCGCGATCGGTCTTGCGATCTCGCTCTGGAGCGCGAACGCCGCCATGAAGTCGTTGTTCGACACCCTGAACATCGTTTACGGCGAGCAGGAGAAACGCGGTTTCTTCAAGCTGAATGCGATGTCGCTAGGATTCACCGTCGGCGCGATCGCCTTCGTCGTGGCCGCGCTTGGCGCCGTCGTCGTCATCCCGGTGGTGTTGCACTACGTCGGATTGTCGAATGCGACGGACCTGCTTGTCCGGATCGGACGCTGGCCTGCACTCTTCGTGGCTCTGGCCTTTGCCCTCGCCTGCATCTACCGGTTCGGTCCCAGCCGCCAGGCGCCGCGGTGGACGTGGATCACCTGGGGCAGCGCGGCTGCGGCCCTGCTCTGGCTCGCGGCATCCGGGCTGTTTTCTTTCTACGCCGCGAACTTCGGCACCTTCAATGCCACCTATGGGTCCTTAGGCGCGGTGGTAGGCTTCATGACCTGGCTCTGGATCTCGGCGATCGTGATCCTGCTGGGAGCCGAGCTCAACGCCGAGATGGAGCACCAGACGGCGCGCGACACCACGACGGGACAGCCTAGGCCGCTCGGCACCAGAGGCGCCAAGATGGCAGACACCGTGGGAGCCCCCCGATCTTGA
- a CDS encoding SDR family oxidoreductase, translating to MGGDWGMSPYNTAKGVVFNLTRALALDLGKKGIRVNAVCPSLTGPA from the coding sequence ATCGGCGGCGATTGGGGCATGAGCCCATACAACACGGCGAAGGGCGTCGTGTTCAATCTGACGCGTGCCCTCGCCCTGGACCTCGGCAAGAAGGGCATCCGCGTGAACGCGGTCTGTCCTAGCCTGACGGGACCGGCATGA
- a CDS encoding cysteine hydrolase family protein, with protein MTKGDELHYGAPRNAVHLCVDMQRMFAGGTDWTMPWLPRVLPNVVAITSAHPERTIFTRFIPAQSPGQGAGMWRRYYERWSSMTIDRLGPEMVDLVQELARFVPPARTFDKYVYSPWTGSGLHAQLREAGVETVIVTGGETDVCVLATVLGAVDWGFRVILVADALCSSADETHDSMMKIYMNRFGQQVECVTTETLLSNWPADGRARSL; from the coding sequence ATGACGAAGGGTGACGAACTCCACTACGGCGCTCCCCGGAACGCAGTCCATCTCTGCGTCGACATGCAGCGGATGTTCGCGGGAGGTACGGATTGGACGATGCCGTGGCTGCCGCGCGTCCTGCCGAACGTCGTCGCGATCACCTCCGCCCATCCCGAGCGGACAATCTTCACGCGCTTCATCCCGGCGCAAAGCCCAGGCCAGGGCGCCGGCATGTGGCGGCGCTACTACGAACGCTGGAGTTCGATGACTATCGACCGGCTCGGGCCGGAAATGGTCGATCTGGTGCAGGAGCTCGCCCGCTTCGTCCCGCCCGCGCGCACTTTCGACAAGTATGTCTACTCGCCTTGGACAGGGAGCGGCCTGCATGCGCAACTTCGCGAAGCCGGCGTCGAAACCGTCATCGTCACAGGCGGCGAAACCGACGTTTGCGTCCTCGCAACCGTATTGGGCGCGGTCGACTGGGGCTTCCGCGTGATCCTCGTCGCCGATGCGCTTTGCAGCTCGGCAGACGAGACGCATGATTCCATGATGAAGATCTACATGAACCGGTTCGGCCAGCAGGTGGAGTGCGTCACGACCGAAACGCTTCTCTCCAACTGGCCGGCCGACGGCCGGGCTAGGTCCCTCTGA
- a CDS encoding type 1 glutamine amidotransferase domain-containing protein, producing MDLTGKKIAILATNGFEQAELEVPQERLKQAGATVDVVSLAAGEIKGWDQKDWGRPVKVDKTLDEASAADYDAIVLPGGQINPDLLRVEPKALKFIKDIFDAKKVVAAVCHAPWLLIETGIARGRKMTSFRSIKTDVANAGAKWEDAEVVVDQGVITSRNPGDLDAFCAKIVEEVKEGRHTQRSGA from the coding sequence ATGGATCTGACCGGCAAAAAGATCGCCATTCTCGCCACGAACGGTTTCGAGCAGGCCGAGTTGGAAGTGCCGCAAGAGCGCCTGAAGCAAGCTGGCGCGACGGTCGATGTGGTGTCGCTCGCCGCCGGCGAGATCAAGGGCTGGGACCAGAAGGATTGGGGTCGGCCCGTGAAGGTCGACAAGACGCTCGACGAGGCGTCGGCCGCCGACTACGACGCGATCGTATTGCCTGGCGGGCAGATCAATCCGGATCTCCTGCGCGTTGAGCCCAAGGCGCTGAAGTTCATCAAGGATATCTTCGATGCCAAGAAGGTCGTGGCGGCCGTCTGCCACGCCCCATGGCTTCTCATTGAGACCGGAATCGCAAGAGGTCGCAAGATGACGTCCTTTAGGTCGATTAAGACAGACGTCGCGAATGCCGGCGCGAAGTGGGAAGATGCAGAGGTCGTCGTTGACCAGGGCGTCATCACCTCCCGCAACCCCGGTGATCTCGACGCCTTCTGCGCCAAGATCGTGGAAGAGGTCAAGGAAGGTCGGCACACCCAGCGCAGCGGGGCATGA
- a CDS encoding HAD family hydrolase, with protein MEDLELPKAAIFDLDGTLLDSVDLHALAWQEAMVKFGHDVTFEQVRSQIGKGGDKLIPVFLSEQQQNEHGRDLEEWRGNWFKSTYLPLVRPFSAVPKLLQRVRETGLRIAVASSAKKDELKKYLNIAAISGLVDVATSSEDVDESKPAPDIFEVVLKKLDIEGAEAVAIGDTPYDAIAARKAGIPTIGVLCGGFTEHSLREAGCVEVYPGPSTLYARFDDTALAK; from the coding sequence ATGGAGGATCTCGAATTGCCTAAAGCAGCCATTTTCGATCTTGACGGCACGCTTCTGGACTCGGTCGATCTCCACGCGCTCGCTTGGCAAGAAGCGATGGTCAAGTTCGGTCACGACGTCACCTTCGAGCAAGTGCGCAGCCAGATCGGGAAAGGCGGCGATAAGCTGATTCCCGTTTTCCTGTCCGAGCAACAGCAGAATGAACACGGCAGAGATCTGGAGGAGTGGCGCGGCAATTGGTTCAAGTCGACTTATCTGCCCCTTGTCCGTCCCTTCTCGGCTGTTCCGAAACTCCTGCAGCGCGTCCGCGAGACCGGTCTCCGCATCGCCGTGGCTTCCTCGGCGAAGAAGGATGAACTGAAGAAGTACCTCAACATCGCGGCCATCTCAGGTCTGGTAGACGTCGCGACGTCCTCAGAAGACGTCGACGAATCCAAACCAGCCCCGGACATCTTTGAGGTCGTGCTAAAGAAGCTAGACATCGAAGGAGCCGAAGCGGTCGCGATTGGCGACACGCCGTACGATGCCATCGCGGCCCGCAAGGCCGGAATCCCGACGATCGGCGTCCTCTGCGGCGGATTTACCGAACATTCGCTGCGGGAGGCCGGGTGCGTCGAAGTGTACCCAGGACCGAGCACCCTCTACGCACGCTTCGACGACACGGCGCTCGCAAAGTAG